In the genome of Triticum urartu cultivar G1812 chromosome 5, Tu2.1, whole genome shotgun sequence, one region contains:
- the LOC125555910 gene encoding uncharacterized protein LOC125555910 yields the protein MLLPLISEQERSGTGDEKARSLVLLLTDSSTSRGPPATAHQQVTSGRLHEQGTSSNLQSSRGKSSSLRSRTSLRELEVQARPELAVEALETQARTGPGRRRHRSWVAEGILAAQAWRRRPRSWVAEEHVLRSGGASNWVVQVLGGGGPRTWRRRSKQLGGTGPRRRRSTSWAATEQEIGRRRSWAAEEQALGSAGVGPRRRLALATRTGDGQRKNEGKGDLFVTDFKLRWRFCKIRSTLSCGQLFPDGGSIQ from the exons ATGCTGCTTCCGTTGATCTCAG AGCAAGAAAGGTCCGGCACTGGAGATGAAAAAGCAAGGAGCCTTGTACTTCTTCTCACCGACAGCAGCACGAGCAGGGGACCTCCGGCGACAGCACACCAGCAGGTGACCTCCGGGCGGCTACACGAGCAAGGGACCAGTAGCAACTTGCAGAGCAGCAGGGGAAAGAGCTCGAGCTTGAGGTCCAGGACGAGCTTGAGGGAGCTCGAGGTCCAGGCGCGGCCGGAACTTGCGGTTGAGGCGCTCGAGACCCAGGCGCGCACAGGTCCTGGCCGGCGGCGGCACAGATCCTGGGTGGCGGAGGGGATATTGGCCGCGCAGGCCTGGCGGCGGAGGCCCAGGTCCTGGGTGGCGGAGGAGCACGTCCTGCGTAGCGGCGGAGCAAGCAATTGGGTGGTGCAGGTCCTGGGTGGCGGAGGACCACGTACTTGGCGGCGGCGGAGCAAGCAATTGGGCGGCACAGGACCTAGGCGTCGGAGGAGCACATCTTGGGCGGCGACGGAGCAAGAAATTGGGCGGCGCAGGTCCTGGGCGGCGGAGGAGCAAGCCCTGGGCAGCGCCGGCGTAGGCCCCCGGCGGCGACTTGCCCTGGCGACGCGCACGGGTGACGGACAGAGGAAGAATGAAGGAAAAGGCGACCTGTTTGTAACAGATTTTAAGCTACGATGGCGTTTTTGCAAAATTCGCAGTACACTAAGTTGTGGACAACtttttccggacggagggagtatacaataa
- the LOC125508657 gene encoding protein ZINC INDUCED FACILITATOR-LIKE 1-like isoform X2 — protein sequence MGESPPPTPPPPAAPAKVYYEGCPGCAMERRKESSTGTPYKELFFVGITTFASSLPITSLFPFLYFMIQDLHVAQREEDIGFYAGFLGASYMVGRGFASIFWGMVADRIGRKPVIVFSLFTVIVFNTLFGLSVKYWMAITTRLLLGALNGFLAPIKAYSIEVCRDDEQALGISIVNTAWGLGLIIGPAIGGYLAQPAKQYPHIFHDKSTFGRFPYLLPCLCISIFATFALISCIWLPETLHKHAKFEMRAETAEAGTTQESTESPKKSLWKNWPLMSSIITYCVFSLHDTAYSEIFSLWTVSGRKYGGLSFSSKDVGQVLTVAGVSLLVYQIFVYRWLNNTLGPVNSTRIASALSIPIIAAYPFMTRLSGIRLGLALYIAAMIKSVLAITRVSGTSLLQNNAVPQGQRGAANGIATTLMSLFKSVAPAGAGILFSWAQKRQHAAFFPGDQMVFLLLNVTEVLGLLLTFKPFLAVPQHYNAKFHVHGGGGNGSALSTTPAPAPTPPRPDEGILLSGCQTNETSADVPAYEASGGKACGAFSSAVQSVLAAHQAPLSNRELVAKARAVLEEQGFEQHPCLYCTDANAEAPFLSQDKKEETAVGAASPAMSPALL from the exons ATGGGAGAGTCGCCGCCaccaacgccgccgccgccggcggcgcCGGCCAAGGTGTACTACGAGGGGTGCCCCGGGTGCGCCATGGAGCGGAGGAAGGAGAGCAGCACGGGGACCCCGTACAAGGAGCTCTTCTTCGTCGGGATCACCACCTTTGCATCAT CTTTGCCGATCACGTCGCTGTTCCCGTTTCTCTACTTCATG ATACAAGACTTGCACGTTGCTCAAAGAGAAGAAGATATTGGATTCTATGCTGGATTTCTTG GTGCATCATATATGGTTGGTAGAGGTTTCGCATCGATCTTTTGGGGCATGGTTGCAGATCGCATCGGACGGAAGCCTGTAATTGTATTTTCACTTTTCACGGT CATTGTGTTCAACACTTTATTCGGATTAAGTGTGAAATATTGGATGGCTATCACTACAAGGTTGCTTCTTGGTGCACTAAACGGATTTCTAGCACCAATCAAG GCTTACTCCATTGAAGTTTGCCGGGATGACGAACAAGCTTTGGGCATATCAATT GTCAATACAGCATGGGGATTAGGCCTTATAATTGGCCCAGCAATTGGGGGCTACCTTGCTCAG CCAGCCAAACAATATCCACACATTTTCCATGACAAGTCAACGTTTGGGAG GTTCCCATATCTTCTTCCATGTCTTTGCATATCAATTTTCGCAACATTCGCCCTCATAAGCTGCATATGGCTTCCG GAAACACTACACAAGCACGCCAAGTTTGAAATGAGAGCTGAAACGGCTGAAGCTGGCACAACTCAGGAAAGTACAGAGTCACCTAAGAAGAGCTTATGGAAAAATTGGCCGTTGATGTCGTCCATTATCACATATTGTGTCTTCTCCCTTCATGACACTGCATATAGTGAG ATATTTTCCCTGTGGACTGTAAGTGGTAGAAAATATGGTGGACTTAGCTTTTCATCTAAGGATGTCGGTCAAGTTCTTACAGTGGCAG GTGTCAGTCTTCTTGTATACCAAATCTTTGTTTATCGTTGGCTCAATAATACACTAGGACCTGTAAACTCAACCCGCATTGCATCT GCCCTGTCTATACCAATTATTGCTGCTTATCCCTTTATGACACGCTTGTCAGGAATAAGACTTGGTCTGGCTCTCTATATTGCAGCAATGATTAAAAGCGTTCTCGCT ATAACTAGAGTTTCCGGCACTTCTCTTCTACAAAACAATGCCGTG CCACAAGGGCAAAGAGGTGCTGCGAATGGAATAGCCACAACATTAATGTCCTTGTTCAAGTCTGTCGCTCCAGCAGGGGCAGGTATTCT ATTCTCGTGGGCACAGAAGCGCCAGCATGCAGCGTTCTTTCCAG GTGATCAGATGGTGTTCCTTCTACTGAACGTGACAGAGGTCCTTGGGCTCTTGCTGACCTTCAAGCCTTTCCTGGCAGTCCCCCAACACTACAA CGCCAAGTTCCACGttcacggcggcggcggcaacggCAGCGCCCTGTCCACCACGCCCGCACCGGCGCCAACGCCGCCGCGCCCGGACGAGGGCATCCTGCTGAGCGGGTGCCAGACGAACGAGACCTCTGCGGACGTGCCGGCGTACGAGGCCAGCGGAGGCAAGGCATGCGGGGCGTTCAGCAGCGCGGTGCAGAGCGTGCTGGCGGCGCACCAGGCGCCGCTGAGCAACCGGGAGCTCGTGGCGAAGGCCAGGGCGGTGCTGGAAGAGCAGGGGTTCGAGCAGCACCCGTGCCTCTACTGCACCGACGCCAACGCCGAGGCGCCGTTCCTTTCGCAGGACAAGAAGGAGGAGACAGCGGTGGGCGCGGCAAGCCCGGCCATGTCGCCGGCGCTGCTGTAG
- the LOC125508657 gene encoding protein ZINC INDUCED FACILITATOR 1-like isoform X1: MGESPPPTPPPPAAPAKVYYEGCPGCAMERRKESSTGTPYKELFFVGITTFASSLPITSLFPFLYFMIQDLHVAQREEDIGFYAGFLGASYMVGRGFASIFWGMVADRIGRKPVIVFSLFTVIVFNTLFGLSVKYWMAITTRLLLGALNGFLAPIKAYSIEVCRDDEQALGISIVNTAWGLGLIIGPAIGGYLAQPAKQYPHIFHDKSTFGRFPYLLPCLCISIFATFALISCIWLPETLHKHAKFEMRAETAEAGTTQESTESPKKSLWKNWPLMSSIITYCVFSLHDTAYSEIFSLWTVSGRKYGGLSFSSKDVGQVLTVAGVSLLVYQIFVYRWLNNTLGPVNSTRIASALSIPIIAAYPFMTRLSGIRLGLALYIAAMIKSVLAITRVSGTSLLQNNAVPQGQRGAANGIATTLMSLFKSVAPAGADSRGHRSASMQRSFQVIRWCSFY; the protein is encoded by the exons ATGGGAGAGTCGCCGCCaccaacgccgccgccgccggcggcgcCGGCCAAGGTGTACTACGAGGGGTGCCCCGGGTGCGCCATGGAGCGGAGGAAGGAGAGCAGCACGGGGACCCCGTACAAGGAGCTCTTCTTCGTCGGGATCACCACCTTTGCATCAT CTTTGCCGATCACGTCGCTGTTCCCGTTTCTCTACTTCATG ATACAAGACTTGCACGTTGCTCAAAGAGAAGAAGATATTGGATTCTATGCTGGATTTCTTG GTGCATCATATATGGTTGGTAGAGGTTTCGCATCGATCTTTTGGGGCATGGTTGCAGATCGCATCGGACGGAAGCCTGTAATTGTATTTTCACTTTTCACGGT CATTGTGTTCAACACTTTATTCGGATTAAGTGTGAAATATTGGATGGCTATCACTACAAGGTTGCTTCTTGGTGCACTAAACGGATTTCTAGCACCAATCAAG GCTTACTCCATTGAAGTTTGCCGGGATGACGAACAAGCTTTGGGCATATCAATT GTCAATACAGCATGGGGATTAGGCCTTATAATTGGCCCAGCAATTGGGGGCTACCTTGCTCAG CCAGCCAAACAATATCCACACATTTTCCATGACAAGTCAACGTTTGGGAG GTTCCCATATCTTCTTCCATGTCTTTGCATATCAATTTTCGCAACATTCGCCCTCATAAGCTGCATATGGCTTCCG GAAACACTACACAAGCACGCCAAGTTTGAAATGAGAGCTGAAACGGCTGAAGCTGGCACAACTCAGGAAAGTACAGAGTCACCTAAGAAGAGCTTATGGAAAAATTGGCCGTTGATGTCGTCCATTATCACATATTGTGTCTTCTCCCTTCATGACACTGCATATAGTGAG ATATTTTCCCTGTGGACTGTAAGTGGTAGAAAATATGGTGGACTTAGCTTTTCATCTAAGGATGTCGGTCAAGTTCTTACAGTGGCAG GTGTCAGTCTTCTTGTATACCAAATCTTTGTTTATCGTTGGCTCAATAATACACTAGGACCTGTAAACTCAACCCGCATTGCATCT GCCCTGTCTATACCAATTATTGCTGCTTATCCCTTTATGACACGCTTGTCAGGAATAAGACTTGGTCTGGCTCTCTATATTGCAGCAATGATTAAAAGCGTTCTCGCT ATAACTAGAGTTTCCGGCACTTCTCTTCTACAAAACAATGCCGTG CCACAAGGGCAAAGAGGTGCTGCGAATGGAATAGCCACAACATTAATGTCCTTGTTCAAGTCTGTCGCTCCAGCAGGGGCAG ATTCTCGTGGGCACAGAAGCGCCAGCATGCAGCGTTCTTTCCAG GTGATCAGATGGTGTTCCTTCTACTGA